Below is a genomic region from Thermus islandicus DSM 21543.
ATGGTCGCCCCCGAGCGGGTGATCCGGCCCCGTTCCAAGCGTAACGCGCCCTCTAAGGCGCGCTTCAGGCCCTCAATCCACTCGGCCCGAGCGTCGGTGTGGGCGATGGTGATGCGGGCGGCGCGGCCCTTGAACTCCTCCAGGACAAGCCGGGCAAGCGCCTCGGGGACGGCGCTCTCCCGGGCCACCTTGAGGAAGCGGATGTGCCCCTTCTCTATGCGCAGGATGGGCCTCAAGCCCAGGAGGTTCCCCACCACCTCGCCGAAGCGGGGAAGGCGGCCGTTTCGGGCCAGGTGGGAGAGGTCGGCCACGCTGAAGTAGAGGCTAGAGCGCTTGAGCCTCTCCAGCTCCCGCACCACCGCCTCCTCCTCCGCGCCCCCCTTAAGCATCTCCACCGCCCGCAGGACCATGGCCCCAAGCCCCGCCGAGACCATCCCCGAGTCCATCACCCGGATGCGGGTGGGAGCCACCTGCAAGGCGGCCTCCCGGGCCCTCTCCAC
It encodes:
- a CDS encoding DegV family protein; its protein translation is MWAVELGLVTDTASDLSPKLLQEEAVGLVPIYVNLAGRRYKDWQELSPDALYQAMRAGAEPVTEPPAVEDFAEVYERYLQVYDRLLSLHVSGELSKTVERAREAALQVAPTRIRVMDSGMVSAGLGAMVLRAVEMLKGGAEEEAVVRELERLKRSSLYFSVADLSHLARNGRLPRFGEVVGNLLGLRPILRIEKGHIRFLKVARESAVPEALARLVLEEFKGRAARITIAHTDARAEWIEGLKRALEGALRLERGRITRSGATIAANVGLGALAVHAYALE